A window from Culex pipiens pallens isolate TS chromosome 3, TS_CPP_V2, whole genome shotgun sequence encodes these proteins:
- the LOC120422279 gene encoding esterase E4-like isoform X1, which translates to MLSGARSFGCTVLRHSNLGHNTRLMSASNRINVKVHQGTVSGVKEKLPNGSPSYAFRGIPYAKPPIGELRYRAPQPLDKFSGPVLDCSAERDVCFSRNMFTQEIEGSEDCLFLNVYTPQVAGDGAPLPVMVFIHGGAWLFGSGNNDCYSPEYLLEQGVIAVTLNYRLSSLGFTYLPSQGIEGNAGLKDQLMALKWVKQNIAKFGGDPANVTIFGESAGGASVHLHVLSPLSRQYFHKAICQSGSSIHEWVMQRDPELKARTLAKLAGCKGTSDEDVYEILMTASTADIAGHAVGVLTADERRRGLPMPFKPVLESASATDAIVTKLPTEVMKTPNSIEGIPVMMGVNNGEGIIMLLDAVKKLDLYDNDMARLIPRSVNVNPATKASNDLGEEIKKFYFGDKPVCKETLPQLADLMSDYHFAIFANTCAELHARYQHQSPLYYYNFSFDGELNMYKKLLNLKVPGACHADELSYQFLFRMAPLPVKPDSPEARVRYYMCRLWTNFAKYGNPTPADDATLPFRWEPVAHIDPKSKDEFQLNCLNIDAEPRMVRNPDKARIDFWRGVYRRFNDDILKVKL; encoded by the exons ATGCTAAGCGGGGCAAGGTCGTTCGGTTGCACGGTGCTACGTCACAGCAATTTGGGCCATAACACTCGATTG ATGAGTGCGTCTAATCGCATCAATGTCAAGGTCCACCAGGGAACCGTGTCCGGGGTGAAGGAGAAGCTCCCGAACGGGAGTCCGTCGTACGCGTTCCGAGGGATTCCGTACGCGAAGCCTCCGATCGGTGAGTTGCGCTATCGGGCGCCACAACCGTTGGATAAGTTCTCGGGCCCTGTACTGGACTGTAGTGCCGAACGGGACGTGTGCTTTAGCCGGAACATGTTCACTCAGGAGATCGAGGGTTCCGAAGATTGTCTGTTTTTGAACGTGTACACGCCTCAGGTTGCTGGTGATGGAGCGCCGTTGCCGGTTATGGTGTTCATTCATGGTGGAGCTTGGCTTTTTGGCAGTGGTAACAACGACTG CTACTCTCCGGAGTACTTGCTGGAACAAGGGGTCATCGCAGTGACCCTCAACTATCGGCTCAGCTCGCTGGGTTTCACCTACCTACCTAGCCAAGGCATCGAAGGCAATGCCGGCCTAAAGGATCAGCTAATGGCACTCAAATGGGTCAAGCAGAACATTGCCAAGTTCGGTGGCGATCCGGCCAACGTAACTATATTCGGTGAGAGCGCCGGGGGTGCCTCAGTTCATCTACACGTGCTGTCACCTCTCTCGAGGCAATACTTCCACAAGGCCATCTGCCAAAGTGGCAGCAGCATTCACGAGTGGGTAATGCAGCGAGACCCAGAGCTAAAGGCACGAACCCTAGCTAAACTAGCCGGTTGCAAGGGAACCAGCGATGAAGACGTCTACGAAATCCTAATGACGGCCTCGACCGCGGACATTGCGGGTCACGCGGTTGGCGTGCTAACGGCGGATGAACGCAGACGCGGACTTCCGATGCCGTTCAAACCGGTGCTCGAAAGTGCCTCGGCAACCGATGCCATCGTAACGAAACTTCCAACCGAGGTCATGAAGACGCCCAACAGCATCGAAGGTATCCCAGTCATGATGGGGGTGAACAACGGCGAAGGCATCATCATGCTTCTGGATGCCGTCAAAAAGCTAGATCTGTACGACAACGATATGGCGAGACTGATTCCGCGCTCGGTGAACGTCAACCCGGCGACCAAAGCCAGCAACGATCTGGGCGaggaaatcaagaaattttactTTGGCGATAAACCTGTCTGCAAGGAGACACTTCCCCAGCTGGCGGATTTGATGAGCGATTATCACTTTGCGATTTTTGCCAACACGTGCGCCGAACTGCACGCTCGATATCAGCACCAGTCGCCGCTGTACTATTACAATTTTAGCTTCGACGGCGAGCTGAACATGTACAAGAAGCTGCTCAATCTGAAGGTTCCTGGAGCGTGTCACGCGGATGAGCTGTCCTATCAGTTCCT GTTCCGCATGGCCCCCCTACCTGTCAAACCGGACTCGCCGGAGGCCCGCGTCCGCTACTACATGTGCCGGCTGTGGACCAACTTTGCGAAGTATGGTAACCCGACGCCGGCGGACGACGCGACGCTCCCATTCCGCTGGGAACCGGTGGCGCACATCGATCCCAAATCCAAGGACGAGTTCCAGCTCAACTGTTTGAACATTGACGCCGAACCTAGGATGGTTCGGAATCCGGACAAGGCTCGGATCGATTTCTGGCGAGGCGTTTACAGACGGTTCAACGATGATATTCTTAAGGTTAAGTTGTGA
- the LOC120422285 gene encoding ester hydrolase C11orf54 homolog: MASIDTTILPFEEKPLYMPPLDEIRDVVAAGLTSNFETVKVEVVDCPNLTEDPFHLAGQGLNGSPTLLELGGPPYLLPHVDYTKLYDLVSISQKALNSTKKEFLAIGAGAGPYPYVDSNCEGMYNLKVAANGHVLSESHLAQITPDRKRVLLKKIPNTETRCALLGNIFVCEGRPGKVLKVSCKKRTGPQDFIAAIRTTLEQHYGERTVGMGGVFLLKNGKAKQHVMSPFSETALNTEDELNEWLNFFDMSAKLIAVGTLVTNECDLDLRLQHFHSFSRHGEGGHYHIDTTPDVVEYEGYFNVGERIVRVDKPANTHKMGRD; this comes from the exons atggccagTATTGATACCACCATACTGCCCTTTGAGGAGAAACCGCTGTACATGCCACCGTTGGACGAAATTCGAGATG TCGTGGCAGCTGGACTAACATCCAACTTTGAAACTGTGAAAGTCGAAGTGGTGGACTGTCCCAACCTGACCGAAGATCCATTCCATCTGGCAGGGCAAG GTCTCAACGGAAGTCCCACCCTGCTAGAGCTGGGCGGACCCCCGTACCTGCTGCCCCACGTGGACTACACCAAGCTGTACGATTTGGTTTCGATTTCGCAGAAAGCGCTGAACAGCACCAAGAAGGAGTTCCTCGCGATCGGTGCCGGAGCCGGCCCGTATCCGTACGTTGACTCGAACTGCGAGGGAATGTACAACCTGAAGGTGGCCGCCAACGGGCACGTGTTGAGCGAAAGTCACCTTGCCCAGATAACGCCGGACCGCAAGCGGGTGCTGCTGAAGAAGATCCCGAACACGGAAACGCGTTGCGCCCTGCTGGGGAACATCTTCGTCTGTGAAGGTCGCCCGGGGAAGGTGCTGAAGGTCAGCTGCAAGAAGCGAACCGGACCGCAGGACTTTATCGCCGCCATCCGGACCACGCTGGAGCAGCACTACGGCGAGCGGACCGTCGGCATGGGCGGGGTGTTCCTGCTGAAGAACGGCAAGGCCAAACAGCACGTGATGTCACCGTTTTCCGAGACGGCCCTCAACACCGAGGACGAGCTGAACGAGTGGCTCAACTTTTTCGACATGTCGGCCAAGCTGATCGCCGTCGGAACGCTCGTGACGAACGAGTGCGACCTGGACCTGCGGTTGCAGCACTTCCATAGCTTTTCACGGCACGGCGAGGGTGGCCACTACCACATTGACACCACGCCGGATGTGGTCGAGTACGAGGGATACTTCAACGTGGGCGAGCGGATCGTGCGCGTCGACAAGCCGGCCAATACGCACAAGATGGGACGGGATTGA
- the LOC120422279 gene encoding venom carboxylesterase-6-like isoform X4 codes for MAERAPVVQIKPGRISGTKRTLPNGNSWYCYKGIPYAEPPVGSLRFKPPVPLENFRGQLLDCSSERNVSLSNSYIPPDSVGSEDCLFLNVYTPVGSGKGSITAKLPVMVWIHGGAFCSGSGDSSIYNPEYLVQEGVVVVTINYRLGPLGFLYLPAVDIYGNMGLKDQRLALKWVRDNITSFGGDRDNVTLFGESAGGVSVHLHCLSDDPVKHFHKAICQSGVATSSLVFQKDPEVKARRLAQFIGCRGNTDQEILDFLHYISAEDIALKQKGALTEYEQTLDSLYPFKPVIEPANSEDPFITEQILNRLKTPGSLSIPMIIGVNSEEAGYKASSLLNNLERYKKEPGRFIPESLDVPEDFVASTAGKILKFYCAASEPSEEKTHQLTRIFSDNFYVMPALVALDSHKQYHPDSPLFFYQFAVEAELNKFRQLWKVPDDFRGACHADDICYLFSSSYFFTKAIKKGCVAERMRTVMCRMWTNFAKCGHPTPEGCGLGFTWEQYESKQGGCLQISHEDVKMVENPFKERLEFWKNLYGRYNESFLKPKLV; via the exons ATGGCGGAGAGGGCACCTGTAGTACAGATCAAACCTGGTAGAATCTCTGGTACAAAACGAACACTTCCGAATGGAAACAGCTGGTACTGCTACAAAGGTATTCCGTACGCTGAACCACCGGTGGGTAGTTTAAGGTTCAAACCTCCCGTGCCTTTGGAGAACTTCAGAGGTCAACTGCTGGACTGTAGCAGTGAGCGGAATGTAAGTCTGAGCAACAGCTACATCCCGCCTGACTCGGTGGGATCTGAGGACTGCTTGTTCTTGAACGTGTACACTCCGGTTGGATCCGGAAAGGGATCGATCACTGCCAAGCTACCGGTGATGGTTTGGATCCATGGAGGTGCCTTCTGTAGTGGCAGTGGAGATTCGTCGATCTACAACCCGGAATACCTGGTTCAGGAAGGAGTGGTCGTCGTGACGATCAACTATCGGTTGGGACCGTTGGGATTCCTATACCTACCCGCCGTTGATATCTATGGTAACATGGGATTGAAGGATCAACGGCTTGCACTGAAATGGGTTCGAGACAACATCACTAGCTTTGGAGGCGATCGTGACAACGTGACTTTGTTTGGCGAGAGTGCAGGTGGTGTCAGTGTGCACTTGCACTGTCTCAGCGATGATCCAGTTAAGCACTTCCACAAAGCCATCTGCCAGTCAGGGGTGGCAACGAGTTCGCTGGTGTTCCAGAAAGACCCGGAGGTCAAAGCACGGAGATTAGCTCAATTCATTGGCTGTCGAGGCAATACGGATCAGGAAATCTTGGATTTCCTTCACTACATATCTGCTGAAGATATTGCCTTGAAGCAAAAGGGAGCCCTTACGGAATATGAGCAAACTCTAGATTCCCTCTATCCTTTCAAACCGGTCATTGAACCTGCAAACTCTGAAGATCCATTCATAACCGAGCAAATTCTGAATCGTCTGAAGACTCCAGGCAGCCTATCGATCCCGATGATCATCGGTGTCAACAGTGAGGAAGCGGGATATAAAGCTAGTTCACTACTGAACAACTTGGAACGCTACAAAAAGGAACCTGGGAGGTTCATTCCAGAATCGCTGGATGTTCCGGAAGACTTTGTGGCATCTACCGCTGGAAAGATACTAAAGTTCTACTGCGCAGCTTCGGAACCATCAGAAGAAAAAACGCACCAGTTGACCAGGATATTTTCGGATAATTTCTACGTGATGCCTGCCTTAGTGGCGTTGGATAGCCATAAGCAATACCATCCAGA CTCACCACTCTTCTTCTACCAGTTCGCTGTGGAAGCAGAACTGAACAAATTTCGTCAGTTATGGAAAGTGCCAGACGACTTTCGAGGAGCGTGTCACGCGGACGATATCTGCTATCTGTTCAGCTCGTCTTACTTTTTCACCAAGGCCATCAAAAAGGGTTGTGTGGCGGAACGGATGCGAACGGTCATGTGTCGGATGTGGACCAACTTTGCCAAGTGTGGCCATCCGACGCCGGAAGGCTGTGGGTTGGGGTTTACTTGGGAGCAGTATGAATCGAAACAGGGTGGCTGCTTGCAGATCTCACATGAGGACGTTAAGATGGTGGAAAATCCCTTCAAGGAGAGGCTTGAGTTTTGGAAGAATCTCTACGGTAGATATAATGAATCATTTTTAAAGCCAAAGTTGGTgtag
- the LOC120422279 gene encoding esterase E4-like isoform X2, whose product MLGILEQSIKMSASNRINVKVHQGTVSGVKEKLPNGSPSYAFRGIPYAKPPIGELRYRAPQPLDKFSGPVLDCSAERDVCFSRNMFTQEIEGSEDCLFLNVYTPQVAGDGAPLPVMVFIHGGAWLFGSGNNDCYSPEYLLEQGVIAVTLNYRLSSLGFTYLPSQGIEGNAGLKDQLMALKWVKQNIAKFGGDPANVTIFGESAGGASVHLHVLSPLSRQYFHKAICQSGSSIHEWVMQRDPELKARTLAKLAGCKGTSDEDVYEILMTASTADIAGHAVGVLTADERRRGLPMPFKPVLESASATDAIVTKLPTEVMKTPNSIEGIPVMMGVNNGEGIIMLLDAVKKLDLYDNDMARLIPRSVNVNPATKASNDLGEEIKKFYFGDKPVCKETLPQLADLMSDYHFAIFANTCAELHARYQHQSPLYYYNFSFDGELNMYKKLLNLKVPGACHADELSYQFLFRMAPLPVKPDSPEARVRYYMCRLWTNFAKYGNPTPADDATLPFRWEPVAHIDPKSKDEFQLNCLNIDAEPRMVRNPDKARIDFWRGVYRRFNDDILKVKL is encoded by the exons ATGTTGGGCATTTTGGAACAGTCTATCAAG ATGAGTGCGTCTAATCGCATCAATGTCAAGGTCCACCAGGGAACCGTGTCCGGGGTGAAGGAGAAGCTCCCGAACGGGAGTCCGTCGTACGCGTTCCGAGGGATTCCGTACGCGAAGCCTCCGATCGGTGAGTTGCGCTATCGGGCGCCACAACCGTTGGATAAGTTCTCGGGCCCTGTACTGGACTGTAGTGCCGAACGGGACGTGTGCTTTAGCCGGAACATGTTCACTCAGGAGATCGAGGGTTCCGAAGATTGTCTGTTTTTGAACGTGTACACGCCTCAGGTTGCTGGTGATGGAGCGCCGTTGCCGGTTATGGTGTTCATTCATGGTGGAGCTTGGCTTTTTGGCAGTGGTAACAACGACTG CTACTCTCCGGAGTACTTGCTGGAACAAGGGGTCATCGCAGTGACCCTCAACTATCGGCTCAGCTCGCTGGGTTTCACCTACCTACCTAGCCAAGGCATCGAAGGCAATGCCGGCCTAAAGGATCAGCTAATGGCACTCAAATGGGTCAAGCAGAACATTGCCAAGTTCGGTGGCGATCCGGCCAACGTAACTATATTCGGTGAGAGCGCCGGGGGTGCCTCAGTTCATCTACACGTGCTGTCACCTCTCTCGAGGCAATACTTCCACAAGGCCATCTGCCAAAGTGGCAGCAGCATTCACGAGTGGGTAATGCAGCGAGACCCAGAGCTAAAGGCACGAACCCTAGCTAAACTAGCCGGTTGCAAGGGAACCAGCGATGAAGACGTCTACGAAATCCTAATGACGGCCTCGACCGCGGACATTGCGGGTCACGCGGTTGGCGTGCTAACGGCGGATGAACGCAGACGCGGACTTCCGATGCCGTTCAAACCGGTGCTCGAAAGTGCCTCGGCAACCGATGCCATCGTAACGAAACTTCCAACCGAGGTCATGAAGACGCCCAACAGCATCGAAGGTATCCCAGTCATGATGGGGGTGAACAACGGCGAAGGCATCATCATGCTTCTGGATGCCGTCAAAAAGCTAGATCTGTACGACAACGATATGGCGAGACTGATTCCGCGCTCGGTGAACGTCAACCCGGCGACCAAAGCCAGCAACGATCTGGGCGaggaaatcaagaaattttactTTGGCGATAAACCTGTCTGCAAGGAGACACTTCCCCAGCTGGCGGATTTGATGAGCGATTATCACTTTGCGATTTTTGCCAACACGTGCGCCGAACTGCACGCTCGATATCAGCACCAGTCGCCGCTGTACTATTACAATTTTAGCTTCGACGGCGAGCTGAACATGTACAAGAAGCTGCTCAATCTGAAGGTTCCTGGAGCGTGTCACGCGGATGAGCTGTCCTATCAGTTCCT GTTCCGCATGGCCCCCCTACCTGTCAAACCGGACTCGCCGGAGGCCCGCGTCCGCTACTACATGTGCCGGCTGTGGACCAACTTTGCGAAGTATGGTAACCCGACGCCGGCGGACGACGCGACGCTCCCATTCCGCTGGGAACCGGTGGCGCACATCGATCCCAAATCCAAGGACGAGTTCCAGCTCAACTGTTTGAACATTGACGCCGAACCTAGGATGGTTCGGAATCCGGACAAGGCTCGGATCGATTTCTGGCGAGGCGTTTACAGACGGTTCAACGATGATATTCTTAAGGTTAAGTTGTGA
- the LOC120422279 gene encoding esterase E4-like isoform X3: MSASNRINVKVHQGTVSGVKEKLPNGSPSYAFRGIPYAKPPIGELRYRAPQPLDKFSGPVLDCSAERDVCFSRNMFTQEIEGSEDCLFLNVYTPQVAGDGAPLPVMVFIHGGAWLFGSGNNDCYSPEYLLEQGVIAVTLNYRLSSLGFTYLPSQGIEGNAGLKDQLMALKWVKQNIAKFGGDPANVTIFGESAGGASVHLHVLSPLSRQYFHKAICQSGSSIHEWVMQRDPELKARTLAKLAGCKGTSDEDVYEILMTASTADIAGHAVGVLTADERRRGLPMPFKPVLESASATDAIVTKLPTEVMKTPNSIEGIPVMMGVNNGEGIIMLLDAVKKLDLYDNDMARLIPRSVNVNPATKASNDLGEEIKKFYFGDKPVCKETLPQLADLMSDYHFAIFANTCAELHARYQHQSPLYYYNFSFDGELNMYKKLLNLKVPGACHADELSYQFLFRMAPLPVKPDSPEARVRYYMCRLWTNFAKYGNPTPADDATLPFRWEPVAHIDPKSKDEFQLNCLNIDAEPRMVRNPDKARIDFWRGVYRRFNDDILKVKL, encoded by the exons ATGAGTGCGTCTAATCGCATCAATGTCAAGGTCCACCAGGGAACCGTGTCCGGGGTGAAGGAGAAGCTCCCGAACGGGAGTCCGTCGTACGCGTTCCGAGGGATTCCGTACGCGAAGCCTCCGATCGGTGAGTTGCGCTATCGGGCGCCACAACCGTTGGATAAGTTCTCGGGCCCTGTACTGGACTGTAGTGCCGAACGGGACGTGTGCTTTAGCCGGAACATGTTCACTCAGGAGATCGAGGGTTCCGAAGATTGTCTGTTTTTGAACGTGTACACGCCTCAGGTTGCTGGTGATGGAGCGCCGTTGCCGGTTATGGTGTTCATTCATGGTGGAGCTTGGCTTTTTGGCAGTGGTAACAACGACTG CTACTCTCCGGAGTACTTGCTGGAACAAGGGGTCATCGCAGTGACCCTCAACTATCGGCTCAGCTCGCTGGGTTTCACCTACCTACCTAGCCAAGGCATCGAAGGCAATGCCGGCCTAAAGGATCAGCTAATGGCACTCAAATGGGTCAAGCAGAACATTGCCAAGTTCGGTGGCGATCCGGCCAACGTAACTATATTCGGTGAGAGCGCCGGGGGTGCCTCAGTTCATCTACACGTGCTGTCACCTCTCTCGAGGCAATACTTCCACAAGGCCATCTGCCAAAGTGGCAGCAGCATTCACGAGTGGGTAATGCAGCGAGACCCAGAGCTAAAGGCACGAACCCTAGCTAAACTAGCCGGTTGCAAGGGAACCAGCGATGAAGACGTCTACGAAATCCTAATGACGGCCTCGACCGCGGACATTGCGGGTCACGCGGTTGGCGTGCTAACGGCGGATGAACGCAGACGCGGACTTCCGATGCCGTTCAAACCGGTGCTCGAAAGTGCCTCGGCAACCGATGCCATCGTAACGAAACTTCCAACCGAGGTCATGAAGACGCCCAACAGCATCGAAGGTATCCCAGTCATGATGGGGGTGAACAACGGCGAAGGCATCATCATGCTTCTGGATGCCGTCAAAAAGCTAGATCTGTACGACAACGATATGGCGAGACTGATTCCGCGCTCGGTGAACGTCAACCCGGCGACCAAAGCCAGCAACGATCTGGGCGaggaaatcaagaaattttactTTGGCGATAAACCTGTCTGCAAGGAGACACTTCCCCAGCTGGCGGATTTGATGAGCGATTATCACTTTGCGATTTTTGCCAACACGTGCGCCGAACTGCACGCTCGATATCAGCACCAGTCGCCGCTGTACTATTACAATTTTAGCTTCGACGGCGAGCTGAACATGTACAAGAAGCTGCTCAATCTGAAGGTTCCTGGAGCGTGTCACGCGGATGAGCTGTCCTATCAGTTCCT GTTCCGCATGGCCCCCCTACCTGTCAAACCGGACTCGCCGGAGGCCCGCGTCCGCTACTACATGTGCCGGCTGTGGACCAACTTTGCGAAGTATGGTAACCCGACGCCGGCGGACGACGCGACGCTCCCATTCCGCTGGGAACCGGTGGCGCACATCGATCCCAAATCCAAGGACGAGTTCCAGCTCAACTGTTTGAACATTGACGCCGAACCTAGGATGGTTCGGAATCCGGACAAGGCTCGGATCGATTTCTGGCGAGGCGTTTACAGACGGTTCAACGATGATATTCTTAAGGTTAAGTTGTGA